Proteins found in one Mycteria americana isolate JAX WOST 10 ecotype Jacksonville Zoo and Gardens chromosome 8, USCA_MyAme_1.0, whole genome shotgun sequence genomic segment:
- the LOC142413437 gene encoding uncharacterized protein LOC142413437 yields MAPRIRLSISKPLPTIRETHEEAMEDSTSNLKRTGSTAASPDSYSSDDYIQSICHLARPTFPGLPESSGKIQDRKTLKTIEDRPWSPSLGGTQQETSKCKLTNFISNVVPLGKATPAEADFWSREDPLAQIYTRAGELRSSKASSYGKSSSMGYSQCNSSSPNSELHPPATKEKATGKSNLLQVFSFPRLPSPRPVQKEAVCSELKYLRRDEGAVLGSNHSRKENGPVFVTGEELSPCSARGKLLGNPALRCSVRRQSCLLNTAGADEKEGRENSHCDKNIMGDVPTKQRYSECFQAAKKAMIHNWISEHRCIWKEAKVKACLLPAIAEV; encoded by the coding sequence ATGGCGCCCCGGATAAGATTGAGTATTTCAAAGCCTCTCCCAACCATACGCGAAACCCACGAGGAAGCGATGGAAGATTCAACCAGCAACCTGAAACGTACTGGAAGTACTGCAGCCAGCCCAGACTCGTACTCCAGTGATGATTACATTCAATCCATCTGCCACCTCGCCAGACCCACCTTCCCGGGCCTTCCTGAAAGCAGCGGTAAGATTCAGGACAGAAAGACCCTGAAGACCATTGAAGACAGGCCGTGGTCTCCATCCCTTGGGGGGACACAGCAGGAAACGTCAAAGTGTAAATTGACCAATTTCATCTCAAATGTGGTGCCGCTGGGAAAAGCCACACCCGCAGAAGCTGACTTCTGGTCCAGAGAGGACCCTCTGGCACAGATTTACACCCGCGCAGGAGAGCTCCGCTCCTCCAAGGCTTCTTCGTACGGCAAAAGCTCCAGCATGGGTTACTCCCAGTGCAACTCTTCTTCCCCAAACAGTGAACTTCATCCTCCAGCCACGAAAGAAAAAGCCACAGGGAAATCCAATTTGCTGCAAGTGTTCAGTTTTCCAAGGCTTCCCTCCCCAAGACCAGTGCAGAAAGAAGCAGTCTGCTCAGAGCTGAAGTATCTCAGAAGAGATGAGGGAGCAGTTTTAGGGAGTAACCACAGTCGGAAAGAAAACGGCCCCGTGTTCGTTACCGGTGAAGAGCTATCGCCATGCTCGGCCAGAGGGAAGCTGCTGGGAAACCCAGCCTTGCGCTGCTCTGTAAGAAGGCAGAGTTGTTTGCTCAATACAGCAGGCGCTGatgaaaaagaagggagagaaaattcTCACTGTGACAAAAATATAATGGGTGATGTCCCCACTAAGCAGAGATACTCCGAGTGCTTCCAGGCAGCTAAAAAAGCCATGATCCATAACTGGATTTCAGAGCACAGATGCATCTGGAAAGAAGCAAAGGTAAAAGCTTGTTTGCTCCCAGCCATTGCTGAAGTGTGA